The Rattus norvegicus strain BN/NHsdMcwi chromosome 2, GRCr8, whole genome shotgun sequence nucleotide sequence TTTTCCGCAGCCAACTTTGCTTCTGTGAACTTCCTATGATCTGTTTGAGCGATTTAACTTAAAGGCTCTAAGGAAGTCCTCTCCCAGGGATGATCTGAAGACAGCACTAGAGTCACAGAGCTGCGTCTCAAGCAGAGGAGGCAGCCTCGCACAGGAAACattttccttcttgagctttgcAAGTATATGTTATGTCTGTTTTCTTGTCCATCAGTAGGTTtacaaagagtacatatgggaACCACAGAGTATTGTTATTGTATTTGTCAGACTTGTTGTCATAACAAATACCCCAGAAGTGGATATGGTCCCATGCATGATTCCCGTTTATTTTTGGCTTCATCAGAGTCCCAGCTGGACAGCTCTAGTGTGTGATTAGTGTTGCAGCTGCTGCTTCTATTACCAGAAACTCTTTGTCCCACAGCTCCACCGTGAGCTGGGATGTTTTGTCCTCGTGTCTGTAAAGGGGTCAGAAGGAAGTGAGAAGACAGCAGAGGAGTCACGTGTTGTTTAAAGGCCCTGGATGAGATGAGATGCTGCATTTTTGTTCAGTAGTGAGATTCAGCTTATCCTGACATGCAGTGACAAAGAGGCTGACTCTTGTGCCTTTTTAAAATAGAGGAGAAATACTTTGATGGCTGCTACAAGTTTTCACTACAGTTAGAAACGCAATGTAACTAATTGCAGCACTGTTGGAAACACACGGGGTAATGTTAAGTTGTAATATTTCCTGGAAAGCCTCCAGCCCAAGATCCCTCAACCAACAAACTTAGCAAGTGCACAAAACTAAGAACAGATCAGgagaataaatgtaaaaagttGTCACCGCCAACCACAGCAGTAGAACTGTGACCGTTCTCCAAGTTGGTAAATGATAAACTCTAAGGAATCCAGTTGCTCACAGCACAGAACAGATAACTCTGGTGCTGCCTGACTCAGGGCCTGTTTGctcatggttttctttttagCAAACTGTATATAAATTTCCCTGTGTAAGTATATGCAAACGATGTCTAACTCTATAAAACTTACCACTGAGTATATAAAAATTATGTCTCAGGTACACAAAACCATGTCTGAGGCTGTCTACTCAGTAATAAGTACCACACGCAGGAGCAAGTGGTAACTTAATAATAAATCCTCTGAGTACCACACGTAAGAGAGAGTGGTACTACTGAGGCTATGCAAGTCAGCTTCACATGAGAAGTGATACAAGGAACAAGGGATTGTATGAGGTACAGTTACATGGGACGAGGCTGTAACGGTGGGTTTCATTTCCCATATCAGGAGTTGGAACCTGGGGAAATATGCTTGAGGTGATTAAGTTCCTCACAATGCATTTGGTGTAGTCGCCAGTGTGCCTGAAGTGAAAACAAGCTCAGCTTtcatgctgtctgtctgtctgtctgtctgtctcctctgatACAGGTCAGAACGAGATGAAATCTGATTCTGAGGATGAGGAAGTGGACACCAAGTTTAGGATATCTGCGATGAAGATCCCTCTATGTCCTTCCAGATCACTCAAGTACCGGGCAATGCTGAAGGAGATAAAATGGGACTACTTCCCGGAGTATCTCCAGCCACTCCCTGCCACTCGTCAAAAGCCACAAGTTAAAAGAGAGACTCATGAGGAgctgaaggaaaggagaaatttTCTAGCCTCACAGAGGGCTGGCATGGATCTCCACTTGTTCAATGATATTGATAAATATTACTCAGAGCAAAGGCAGCAagaggaagaagcaagaaaatttGCAGCCACAGCTGCAGCACAAGTTGCCCAGGAAAGAGCTAGGCTCAACACTAGTGAAAATTTAAGGAAGAAGATTTCTATGGCAAGAAAACTAATGCAAAAGGATAATGAGACAATCCAGAAAGGCTTACGGCACATCTGGAAGGAGAGACTCAACTACCTGGAAAAGGTTAGAGAGCGGAAATCCATGTTTCTAGCTGAAAAAAAACTGAATGCTGCAGACCAGTCTTTAGTTCTTTCCCTCAACAATGAGAGGTCCATTCTGCTCAGAGGAATCATTCAAGTTGACAAACTGAAGCGAGACTTGTctgaaatgaaagcaaagcactTCGATGTTATTGAGAAACGGGAAAAAcgaaaatacaagcagaatttgTTGACGGAAATGAAGAAGCTAAGGTAAGTTCATGGCGTAGGCACAAGTCCTCCTCAGTCGACTGTGATTTACAAAGCTAGTGCAGAGTTCTGTCAAGATGTATTTCCCCATAGCTTGATACTTTTATACTTTGGAAAACGGAAGCAAACTAAATGGTGAAAATTACGTGCTGAGTCGGTACCAAGGATTGGGACTCAAAAGAACTCTTCCCTGAGTTAGCATCACTGACGAAAACCTGCTTATTTAGAATTGCACAGTCACTGCTCTTCCCCTCTGACTGGTGCTGGCAACACACTCCAGCTCCCTCTTGCACAGTGGGAATGCTTTTCCTCTCTTCAGATTTCTAAAAAGATAGTGCCATCTTTGTTATTCCAGTGTCTCTTCTAATTTAAACTGGCACAGTCTCAAAGATCTCACATGATCCCTCTCGCCCAGACCTCTATTTCTACTCTTCAGCCTTTCCTGAACTCA carries:
- the Lrriq3 gene encoding leucine-rich repeat and IQ domain-containing protein 3 isoform X2, with product MRYSPDDFKYSTEYRKHISCLSYELKTKDIAGNSKQPRHHIQKGQNEMKSDSEDEEVDTKFRISAMKIPLCPSRSLKYRAMLKEIKWDYFPEYLQPLPATRQKPQVKRETHEELKERRNFLASQRAGMDLHLFNDIDKYYSEQRQQEEEARKFAATAAAQVAQERARLNTSENLRKKISMARKLMQKDNETIQKGLRHIWKERLNYLEKVRERKSMFLAEKKLNAADQSLVLSLNNERSILLRGIIQVDKLKRDLSEMKAKHFDVIEKREKRKYKQNLLTEMKKLRAEEIHKRHCEERFVIDTLIFQKGCERLEEAKAKVEFINTYYTSKSHKKYHNKTMLNHI
- the Lrriq3 gene encoding leucine-rich repeat and IQ domain-containing protein 3 isoform X1, which produces MIRVLETKLICIGRNNEDKFLEDIFLIKPESNIKGKVAHWKQMRYSPDDFKYSTEYRKHISCLSYELKTKDIAGNSKQPRHHIQKGQNEMKSDSEDEEVDTKFRISAMKIPLCPSRSLKYRAMLKEIKWDYFPEYLQPLPATRQKPQVKRETHEELKERRNFLASQRAGMDLHLFNDIDKYYSEQRQQEEEARKFAATAAAQVAQERARLNTSENLRKKISMARKLMQKDNETIQKGLRHIWKERLNYLEKVRERKSMFLAEKKLNAADQSLVLSLNNERSILLRGIIQVDKLKRDLSEMKAKHFDVIEKREKRKYKQNLLTEMKKLRAEEIHKRHCEERFVIDTLIFQKGCERLEEAKAKVEFINTYYTSKSHKKYHNKTMLNHI